A window of the Lactuca sativa cultivar Salinas chromosome 5, Lsat_Salinas_v11, whole genome shotgun sequence genome harbors these coding sequences:
- the LOC111900713 gene encoding calmodulin-binding protein 60 C isoform X3: protein MEHYYQNLEFDYEASASSTSAPIKLKLIFSDDVVVSPVFTRQKITGRNGGNESIKVILVNADTKEEVTTGPMAFSKVKIVLLPGNYDGTTMEDGEFEKNIVVNWGKKKNLLVGDVYVHLRHGTGTIGEIRIQHDKNPIRNVEFRLGAMVVDSSCPYEVKQAITQSFKVKDRRNAPKSFRSLSPTDKVWQLKNISKNGVIKKRLERANVYNVNDFLNMYYSNPQALQEICRVKGKNWETTVNHAKTCNVVWFGFCRVMLIIRPPDDLNPPLKNRTFHHPLMMIVIFRSLMKTIL from the exons ATGGAACATTATTATCAGAACCTTGAATTT GATTATGAGGCATCGGCGAGTTCAACTTCAGCACCAATAAAGTTAAAGTTGATATTTTCAGACGATGTGGTTGTTTCTCCGGTGTTCACGAGACAAAAGATCACCGGAAGAAACGGTGGAAATGAGTCCATCAAAGTCATTTTGGTTAATGCCGATACAAAAGAAGAAGTCACCACAGGGCCGATGGCCTTCTCGAAGGTGAAGATAGTTCTACTTCCTGGAAATTATGATGGCACCACCATGGAAGATGGCGAGTTCGAGAAAAACATCGTGGTCAATTGGGGGAAAAAGAAAAATCTTCTTGTCGGTGATGTTTATGTTCATCTTCGACATGGAACTGGAACAATCGGTGAAATCCGAATCCAACACGATAAAAATCCTATCAGAAATGTTGAATTCCGATTGGGAGCAATGGTTGTCGATTCATCATGTCCCTATGAGGTCAAACAGGCTATAACACAATCTTTTAAAGTCAAGGATCGTCGAAATGCTCCAAAGTCCTTCAGATCATTGTCTCCAACAGACAAGGTGTGGCAGCTGAAGAATATCAGTAAAAATGGCGTCATCAAAAAGCGTCTGGAGAGAGCAAACGTCTATAACGTGAACGATTTTCTCAATATGTATTATTCCAATCCTCAAGCCCTCCAAGAG ATATGTCGTGTCAAAGGCAAAAACTGGGAGACAACTGTAAATCATGCCAAAACATGCAACGTAGTG TGGTTTGGTTTTTGTAGGGTAATGCTAATTATAAGGCCTCCGGACGACTTGAATCCACCTCTCAAGAATCGAACATTCCATCATCCTTTGATGATGATTGTTATTTTCCGCAGCCTTATGAAAACGATTCTATGA
- the LOC111900713 gene encoding calmodulin-binding protein 60 C isoform X2 encodes MDYEASASSTSAPIKLKLIFSDDVVVSPVFTRQKITGRNGGNESIKVILVNADTKEEVTTGPMAFSKVKIVLLPGNYDGTTMEDGEFEKNIVVNWGKKKNLLVGDVYVHLRHGTGTIGEIRIQHDKNPIRNVEFRLGAMVVDSSCPYEVKQAITQSFKVKDRRNAPKSFRSLSPTDKVWQLKNISKNGVIKKRLERANVYNVNDFLNMYYSNPQALQEICRVKGKNWETTVNHAKTCNVVGNANYKASGRLESTSQESNIPSSFDDDCYFPQPYENDSMIVDHNFSIHDVEECDMDVWFHEDDEGSLLCQDSREDGIRCALSMVEFEGVTAKKRWMKMRILLFSIASFMCGCDLVG; translated from the exons ATG GATTATGAGGCATCGGCGAGTTCAACTTCAGCACCAATAAAGTTAAAGTTGATATTTTCAGACGATGTGGTTGTTTCTCCGGTGTTCACGAGACAAAAGATCACCGGAAGAAACGGTGGAAATGAGTCCATCAAAGTCATTTTGGTTAATGCCGATACAAAAGAAGAAGTCACCACAGGGCCGATGGCCTTCTCGAAGGTGAAGATAGTTCTACTTCCTGGAAATTATGATGGCACCACCATGGAAGATGGCGAGTTCGAGAAAAACATCGTGGTCAATTGGGGGAAAAAGAAAAATCTTCTTGTCGGTGATGTTTATGTTCATCTTCGACATGGAACTGGAACAATCGGTGAAATCCGAATCCAACACGATAAAAATCCTATCAGAAATGTTGAATTCCGATTGGGAGCAATGGTTGTCGATTCATCATGTCCCTATGAGGTCAAACAGGCTATAACACAATCTTTTAAAGTCAAGGATCGTCGAAATGCTCCAAAGTCCTTCAGATCATTGTCTCCAACAGACAAGGTGTGGCAGCTGAAGAATATCAGTAAAAATGGCGTCATCAAAAAGCGTCTGGAGAGAGCAAACGTCTATAACGTGAACGATTTTCTCAATATGTATTATTCCAATCCTCAAGCCCTCCAAGAG ATATGTCGTGTCAAAGGCAAAAACTGGGAGACAACTGTAAATCATGCCAAAACATGCAACGTAGTG GGTAATGCTAATTATAAGGCCTCCGGACGACTTGAATCCACCTCTCAAGAATCGAACATTCCATCATCCTTTGATGATGATTGTTATTTTCCGCAGCCTTATGAAAACGATTCTATGATTGTGGATCATAATTTTTCGATCCATGATGTTGAAGAATGTGATATGGATGTATGGTTTCATGAAGATGATGAAGGGTCACTACTATGTCAAGACTCTCGAGAAGATGGAATTCGTTGTGCATTGAGTATGGTTGAATTTGAGGGTGTTACGGCAAAAAAAAGATGGATGAAAATGCGTATATTGTTGTTCTCGATTGCATCTTTCATGTGTGGGTGCGACCTGGTTGGCTAA
- the LOC111900713 gene encoding calmodulin-binding protein 60 C isoform X1: protein MEHYYQNLEFDYEASASSTSAPIKLKLIFSDDVVVSPVFTRQKITGRNGGNESIKVILVNADTKEEVTTGPMAFSKVKIVLLPGNYDGTTMEDGEFEKNIVVNWGKKKNLLVGDVYVHLRHGTGTIGEIRIQHDKNPIRNVEFRLGAMVVDSSCPYEVKQAITQSFKVKDRRNAPKSFRSLSPTDKVWQLKNISKNGVIKKRLERANVYNVNDFLNMYYSNPQALQEICRVKGKNWETTVNHAKTCNVVGNANYKASGRLESTSQESNIPSSFDDDCYFPQPYENDSMIVDHNFSIHDVEECDMDVWFHEDDEGSLLCQDSREDGIRCALSMVEFEGVTAKKRWMKMRILLFSIASFMCGCDLVG from the exons ATGGAACATTATTATCAGAACCTTGAATTT GATTATGAGGCATCGGCGAGTTCAACTTCAGCACCAATAAAGTTAAAGTTGATATTTTCAGACGATGTGGTTGTTTCTCCGGTGTTCACGAGACAAAAGATCACCGGAAGAAACGGTGGAAATGAGTCCATCAAAGTCATTTTGGTTAATGCCGATACAAAAGAAGAAGTCACCACAGGGCCGATGGCCTTCTCGAAGGTGAAGATAGTTCTACTTCCTGGAAATTATGATGGCACCACCATGGAAGATGGCGAGTTCGAGAAAAACATCGTGGTCAATTGGGGGAAAAAGAAAAATCTTCTTGTCGGTGATGTTTATGTTCATCTTCGACATGGAACTGGAACAATCGGTGAAATCCGAATCCAACACGATAAAAATCCTATCAGAAATGTTGAATTCCGATTGGGAGCAATGGTTGTCGATTCATCATGTCCCTATGAGGTCAAACAGGCTATAACACAATCTTTTAAAGTCAAGGATCGTCGAAATGCTCCAAAGTCCTTCAGATCATTGTCTCCAACAGACAAGGTGTGGCAGCTGAAGAATATCAGTAAAAATGGCGTCATCAAAAAGCGTCTGGAGAGAGCAAACGTCTATAACGTGAACGATTTTCTCAATATGTATTATTCCAATCCTCAAGCCCTCCAAGAG ATATGTCGTGTCAAAGGCAAAAACTGGGAGACAACTGTAAATCATGCCAAAACATGCAACGTAGTG GGTAATGCTAATTATAAGGCCTCCGGACGACTTGAATCCACCTCTCAAGAATCGAACATTCCATCATCCTTTGATGATGATTGTTATTTTCCGCAGCCTTATGAAAACGATTCTATGATTGTGGATCATAATTTTTCGATCCATGATGTTGAAGAATGTGATATGGATGTATGGTTTCATGAAGATGATGAAGGGTCACTACTATGTCAAGACTCTCGAGAAGATGGAATTCGTTGTGCATTGAGTATGGTTGAATTTGAGGGTGTTACGGCAAAAAAAAGATGGATGAAAATGCGTATATTGTTGTTCTCGATTGCATCTTTCATGTGTGGGTGCGACCTGGTTGGCTAA